Proteins from one Flavobacterium sp. N2038 genomic window:
- a CDS encoding DUF6048 family protein, whose amino-acid sequence MKHTLKYISSICLLFSMFLGSAQETSTTATKEIVPVKPKTETAKPEIQQAKPDSIKTDRYGLRVGVDLYKLTRGLYDKDYKGIEIVGDWRLTKKYYLAAELGFEDKTTDDDRLNSTATGTYIKGGFDYNLYQNWLDMENLITLGLRGGFSTFSQQLNSYKIYNPNPYWGEQPPIADGHKYNGLTAGWIEVAMGLKAKVFNNVFVGFGVQLKMLVANSKPDGFDNLYIPGFNRTYDGSFGIGFNYTVSYFIPIYKKKTVIPVTPAKK is encoded by the coding sequence ATGAAACACACCTTGAAGTATATTTCTAGTATTTGCTTATTGTTTTCAATGTTTTTGGGTTCTGCTCAGGAAACCTCTACTACAGCAACAAAAGAAATTGTTCCGGTAAAACCGAAAACTGAAACGGCTAAACCAGAAATTCAGCAAGCAAAGCCCGACAGCATAAAAACTGATCGTTACGGTCTGCGTGTTGGAGTCGATTTATATAAACTGACCCGTGGATTATATGATAAAGATTATAAGGGAATTGAGATTGTTGGAGACTGGCGTTTAACAAAAAAGTACTATTTGGCTGCCGAACTTGGTTTTGAAGATAAAACTACAGACGACGACAGATTAAATTCTACCGCAACCGGAACTTACATTAAAGGAGGTTTTGATTATAATTTATATCAAAACTGGCTTGACATGGAAAACTTAATTACACTTGGATTAAGAGGAGGTTTTAGTACATTTAGTCAGCAATTAAACAGTTACAAAATTTACAATCCAAACCCATATTGGGGAGAGCAGCCACCTATTGCTGACGGACACAAATATAATGGTCTTACTGCAGGATGGATTGAAGTTGCAATGGGTTTAAAAGCAAAAGTCTTTAATAATGTATTTGTTGGTTTTGGCGTACAGCTAAAAATGCTTGTTGCCAACTCAAAACCAGATGGCTTTGATAATCTTTACATTCCCGGATTTAACAGAACATATGACGGAAGTTTTGGAATAGGTTTCAATTATACTGTTTCTTACTTTATTCCTATTTACAAGAAGAAAACAGTTATTCCGGTAACACCAGCTAAAAAGTAA
- a CDS encoding aspartate/glutamate racemase family protein, translated as MKKIGLIGGISWVSTADYYKLINEGINKKMGGLNFSECLVYSFNYADIKRNNDANDWDATFEMLFKGCQFLKSGGAEAIILCANTMHLIADRLQEAIDLPIIHIASVTAVEIQKQKLKKVALLGTKFTMELDFFKDKLIAKGIEVIIPEKQEDKDFIHYTVFEELGRGIVTAESKKRYLEISNQLIKDGAEGIILGCTEIPLIIKENDVPVPIFDTTMIHANAAIEFQLS; from the coding sequence ATGAAGAAAATTGGGCTTATTGGCGGTATTAGCTGGGTTTCAACAGCAGATTATTACAAACTTATAAATGAAGGAATAAATAAAAAAATGGGAGGGCTTAACTTCTCAGAATGTTTGGTTTATTCGTTTAATTATGCTGATATTAAAAGAAATAACGATGCCAACGACTGGGATGCTACTTTTGAAATGCTTTTTAAAGGCTGTCAGTTCTTAAAATCGGGCGGGGCAGAAGCGATTATTTTATGTGCCAACACAATGCATTTAATTGCAGACAGATTACAGGAAGCAATTGATTTGCCTATTATTCATATTGCAAGTGTAACTGCAGTTGAAATTCAGAAACAAAAGCTTAAAAAAGTGGCTCTTTTGGGAACCAAGTTTACAATGGAACTTGATTTTTTTAAGGATAAGCTTATTGCAAAAGGAATAGAAGTTATAATTCCGGAAAAACAGGAAGATAAAGACTTTATTCATTATACTGTTTTTGAAGAATTAGGCAGAGGAATTGTAACTGCTGAAAGCAAAAAAAGGTATCTTGAAATTTCGAATCAACTGATTAAAGACGGTGCTGAAGGAATTATTTTGGGTTGTACAGAAATTCCGTTAATCATTAAAGAAAATGATGTACCGGTTCCTATTTTTGATACTACAATGATTCATGCCAATGCTGCAATTGAGTTTCAATTGTCATAA
- a CDS encoding THUMP domain-containing class I SAM-dependent RNA methyltransferase produces the protein MEENFRMIAKCFFGFEEILENELRALGAQDVEKGVRMVSFKGDKGFMYKANLSLRTALKVLKPIYSFRANNEQALYKGISGVNWSKLLNANQTFVIDATVHSTYFNHSEFVSQKCKDAIVDQFRERTGQRPSIDKQYPDLRINVHIDKDQVSVALDTSGNSLHQRGYRTATNIAPINEVLAAGILLLSGWEGQSHFLDPMCGSGTFLAEAAMIACNIPANINRKEFAFEKWKDWDNDLFDQIVNSLMKKTKEFHYTIKGFDKAPSAVSKAKDNIRNANLEDYVTVSEDNFFDTEKEVEGKLHITFNPPYDERLDIHMEEFYKNIGDTLKKNYPGTNAWFITANLEALKFVGLKPSRKIKLFNGSLEARLVKYEMYEGSKRTKFQS, from the coding sequence ATGGAAGAAAATTTTAGAATGATTGCCAAATGTTTTTTTGGCTTTGAAGAAATATTAGAGAATGAATTGCGTGCCCTTGGTGCTCAGGATGTCGAAAAAGGAGTAAGAATGGTAAGCTTTAAGGGCGATAAAGGTTTTATGTATAAAGCCAATTTATCGTTGCGTACAGCGCTTAAAGTTTTAAAACCTATTTATTCATTTAGAGCCAATAATGAGCAGGCATTATATAAAGGAATTTCGGGCGTTAACTGGTCAAAATTACTAAATGCCAATCAAACGTTTGTAATTGATGCGACAGTGCATTCGACGTATTTCAATCACTCAGAATTTGTTTCTCAAAAATGTAAAGATGCCATTGTAGATCAGTTTAGAGAAAGAACAGGACAAAGACCAAGTATTGATAAACAATATCCGGATTTACGAATCAACGTGCATATTGACAAAGATCAGGTTTCGGTAGCTTTAGATACTTCCGGAAATTCATTGCATCAGCGTGGTTACAGAACGGCAACTAATATTGCACCAATCAACGAAGTTTTAGCAGCAGGAATTTTATTATTGTCAGGATGGGAAGGACAAAGTCACTTTTTGGATCCAATGTGTGGTTCGGGAACTTTTCTTGCCGAAGCTGCGATGATTGCCTGCAATATTCCAGCAAACATCAATAGAAAAGAATTTGCTTTTGAAAAGTGGAAAGACTGGGATAATGATTTATTTGATCAGATTGTAAACAGTCTGATGAAAAAAACTAAAGAGTTTCATTATACTATAAAAGGTTTTGATAAAGCGCCTAGTGCGGTAAGCAAAGCCAAAGACAATATTAGAAATGCGAATCTGGAAGATTACGTAACGGTTTCTGAAGATAACTTTTTTGATACTGAAAAAGAAGTAGAAGGAAAACTACACATTACTTTTAATCCACCTTATGATGAACGTTTAGATATTCATATGGAGGAATTCTATAAAAATATAGGCGATACTTTAAAGAAAAATTATCCGGGAACAAATGCGTGGTTTATTACGGCAAATCTGGAGGCTCTAAAGTTTGTCGGACTTAAACCTTCAAGAAAAATTAAACTTTTTAACGGAAGCCTTGAAGCTCGTCTGGTTAAATATGAAATGTACGAAGGAAGTAAGAGAACGAAATTTCAGTCTTAA
- a CDS encoding class I SAM-dependent methyltransferase has translation MSEAQNSSTPNQDRNTENWFTSWFDTPYYHILYKDRNYREAQIFMDNLTHYLNLPEKAKVLDLACGKGRHSIYLNQLGFDVLGADLSENSIAEASKNSNETLHFKVHDMREPFEEKFDAIFNLFTSFGYFESDDDNLTTLKAIKESLSEYGFAVIDFMNVNQVIETLVPEEVKTVEGIDFHIKRYVEDGHIFKEIDFEDQGRKYHFTEKVKALTLKDFQDLMDEAGIYLLDIFGDYKLKKFHKTESERLIMIFK, from the coding sequence ATGTCTGAAGCACAAAACTCATCAACACCAAATCAGGACCGAAATACAGAAAACTGGTTTACTTCATGGTTTGATACTCCGTATTATCACATTCTTTATAAAGATAGAAATTATCGTGAAGCTCAGATTTTTATGGATAATCTAACGCATTATCTTAACCTGCCCGAAAAAGCAAAAGTACTTGACCTTGCCTGCGGAAAAGGACGCCATTCTATTTATCTTAATCAATTAGGTTTTGATGTTCTGGGCGCAGATTTATCTGAAAACAGCATTGCCGAAGCCAGCAAAAACAGCAACGAAACCCTGCATTTTAAAGTACACGACATGCGCGAACCTTTTGAAGAAAAGTTCGATGCAATCTTTAATTTATTTACCAGTTTTGGCTATTTCGAAAGCGATGACGACAATTTAACGACTTTAAAAGCTATTAAAGAAAGTTTATCTGAATACGGATTTGCTGTAATTGATTTTATGAATGTAAATCAGGTCATTGAAACTTTGGTTCCTGAAGAAGTAAAAACCGTTGAGGGAATCGATTTTCACATCAAAAGATACGTAGAAGACGGGCATATTTTCAAAGAAATTGATTTTGAAGATCAGGGCAGAAAATATCATTTTACCGAAAAAGTAAAAGCTTTAACTTTGAAAGACTTTCAGGATCTAATGGATGAAGCCGGTATTTATCTGCTGGATATTTTTGGAGATTACAAACTCAAAAAATTTCATAAAACCGAAAGCGAAAGATTAATCATGATTTTTAAATAA
- a CDS encoding ZIP family metal transporter: MNYLLPLFSVLLGYSVALFIKPNNKTNLKLLLAFSGSFLLSLTVMHLLPEVYESHNHNIGVFIMVGILFQIVLEFFSKGAEHGHVHGHAKMSQIPWLLFISLCIHAFLEGFPVSHHHGLAIGIAIHHLPIAVILTTFFINADLNKKAIFLFMLVFAIMTPLGTIASEYLVFLNEYYTEITAIVIGILFHISSTIIFESSEGHKFNVAKVSMIVLGILLAFFL, translated from the coding sequence ATGAACTATTTACTACCTTTATTTTCTGTACTTTTAGGATATAGTGTGGCTTTGTTTATTAAACCCAATAACAAAACCAATTTAAAATTATTACTGGCATTTAGCGGTTCATTTTTGTTATCATTAACCGTAATGCATCTTTTACCGGAAGTTTACGAATCACATAACCACAATATTGGTGTATTTATAATGGTCGGGATTTTATTCCAGATCGTGCTTGAGTTTTTCTCCAAAGGAGCAGAACACGGACACGTACACGGACATGCAAAAATGTCTCAAATTCCTTGGCTCTTATTTATTAGTTTGTGCATTCATGCCTTTTTAGAAGGTTTCCCTGTAAGTCATCATCATGGTCTGGCGATCGGAATTGCAATTCATCATTTGCCAATTGCTGTCATTTTAACGACATTTTTCATCAATGCCGATTTAAATAAAAAAGCTATATTTCTCTTTATGCTGGTTTTCGCAATCATGACGCCACTAGGCACAATTGCATCAGAATATCTTGTTTTTCTAAATGAGTATTACACCGAAATAACAGCCATTGTAATTGGAATTTTATTCCACATTTCCTCTACTATTATATTTGAAAGTAGCGAAGGACATAAATTCAACGTTGCCAAAGTTTCTATGATCGTACTCGGAATTTTATTGGCATTCTTTTTATAA
- a CDS encoding outer membrane beta-barrel family protein codes for MKKVNLLIFLVLPLFCLAQSFQLKGKITSEKEILEWADVSISNSEGKIIDGATSKQDGTFEINLKKGNYKIGISLLGFTDFEKEISIEKDTDLGIIILKESETHLVEVVIESKKKTIEQKTDRLVYNLENNVTNVAGDALSAINTAPGVVVQNNAINILGKGTSRVMIDGRMIELTGEELNNFLKSISAGDIKNIEIISNPPAKYEAEGTGGLINIIMKKGARDSWKNTATVSYDQNKYGIFTLRDNFFYNKNKFRFSASVNGKTGYKSIDEVSNVYFVEGLSNLTASTKLKDENVSGKVSLDYDFSEKTTIGFQFVNDRKNPDFKSDIRIDRYNSQNQLENYTLNDSYADRESGNQIYNAHLITKLDPLNRKLSFDVDYFNYDSKFDRVFIANDYLADGSFVDVNQSGRNISNQNIDNWSFKADMEHPLQALNLSYGAKVSFTNSISDVLYYNTITGTPELDSLQSNRFEYTENNQAFYINGDKKINEKWNLQVGLRLENTQTSGFSETLNQETVNDYLKLFPTVFASYKKNDNNTFSLNYGKRINRPRFDLLNPFRIYISSNSYSEGNPFLQPSFSDNFEFSHSYKEILRTSVSVNAITNGYGVLFTSDPETNTQIVTRENYFKSLNYSLGETYSASFADWWSSENSLYFLGSKTEFIKDINATPSNSLEIDFSTNNTFVLGKITKLQIDFSYSTPYESGLYKVGYASSFDIGFKQDLFNKTMQIAFLANDIFNTSYLKGFTSVVNGVKQVYSNNESNRFVRLSVVYNFGNKKINIKERAFGNQDEKKRAGF; via the coding sequence ATGAAAAAAGTAAACCTCCTTATCTTTTTAGTATTGCCATTATTTTGTTTAGCACAATCCTTTCAATTAAAAGGAAAAATAACAAGTGAAAAAGAGATATTAGAATGGGCAGATGTTTCAATCTCAAATTCAGAAGGAAAAATAATTGACGGAGCAACAAGCAAGCAAGACGGTACTTTTGAAATTAATCTTAAAAAAGGAAATTATAAAATTGGGATAAGTCTTTTGGGATTTACTGATTTCGAAAAAGAAATCTCAATAGAAAAAGATACTGATTTGGGAATTATTATTTTGAAAGAAAGTGAAACACATTTAGTAGAAGTTGTTATTGAATCTAAAAAGAAAACAATCGAGCAAAAGACAGATCGTTTGGTTTATAATCTGGAAAATAATGTGACAAATGTTGCTGGCGATGCTTTGAGCGCCATAAATACCGCCCCGGGTGTTGTGGTACAAAATAATGCCATCAATATTTTAGGAAAGGGAACATCGAGAGTAATGATAGATGGAAGGATGATTGAGTTAACGGGCGAAGAATTGAATAATTTTTTGAAATCAATATCAGCAGGAGATATTAAAAATATTGAAATTATTAGTAATCCTCCAGCAAAATATGAAGCTGAAGGAACTGGCGGATTAATAAATATTATCATGAAAAAAGGCGCTCGTGATTCTTGGAAAAATACTGCTACAGTGTCGTACGATCAAAATAAATATGGAATTTTTACTTTAAGAGATAATTTCTTTTACAATAAAAATAAGTTCCGTTTTTCTGCAAGTGTCAACGGAAAAACAGGATATAAAAGTATAGATGAAGTTTCTAATGTATATTTTGTAGAAGGGCTTTCAAACTTAACTGCTTCAACAAAACTTAAAGATGAAAATGTGTCAGGAAAAGTATCCTTAGATTATGATTTTTCAGAAAAGACAACAATTGGTTTTCAATTTGTAAATGATAGAAAAAATCCCGATTTTAAGTCAGATATTAGAATTGACAGATACAATTCGCAAAATCAATTAGAAAATTATACACTTAACGATAGTTATGCAGACAGAGAATCGGGCAATCAGATTTATAATGCACATTTGATTACAAAACTTGATCCTTTAAACAGAAAATTATCATTTGATGTTGATTACTTCAATTACGATTCAAAGTTTGATCGTGTGTTTATTGCAAATGATTATTTGGCAGACGGGAGTTTTGTAGATGTGAATCAATCAGGGAGGAATATTTCGAATCAGAATATTGATAATTGGAGTTTTAAGGCTGATATGGAGCATCCGCTTCAAGCGCTGAATTTATCATATGGTGCAAAAGTAAGTTTCACAAACAGTATAAGTGACGTACTTTACTACAACACGATTACAGGAACTCCGGAATTAGATTCTTTGCAATCAAACCGATTTGAATACACCGAAAATAATCAGGCATTTTATATTAATGGAGATAAAAAAATCAATGAAAAATGGAATCTTCAAGTTGGATTAAGATTAGAAAATACACAGACAAGTGGTTTTTCTGAAACTTTAAATCAGGAAACGGTTAATGATTATTTGAAGTTGTTTCCAACAGTTTTTGCATCTTACAAGAAAAACGACAATAATACTTTTAGTTTAAATTACGGAAAAAGAATCAACAGACCGCGTTTTGATTTACTGAATCCGTTTCGAATTTATATAAGCAGTAATAGTTATTCAGAAGGGAATCCGTTTTTACAGCCTTCATTTAGTGATAATTTTGAATTTTCGCATTCATATAAAGAAATTTTAAGAACGAGTGTTTCTGTAAATGCAATTACAAACGGTTATGGTGTTTTATTTACCTCAGATCCGGAAACCAATACACAGATTGTCACACGTGAAAATTATTTTAAAAGTTTAAATTATAGTCTTGGAGAAACATATTCGGCAAGTTTTGCAGATTGGTGGTCAAGTGAAAATTCGCTATATTTTTTAGGATCAAAAACCGAATTCATAAAAGATATAAACGCAACTCCATCAAATAGTTTAGAGATTGATTTTTCGACAAATAACACTTTTGTTTTAGGAAAAATCACAAAACTTCAGATTGATTTTTCGTATTCTACGCCTTATGAAAGTGGTTTGTATAAAGTAGGATATGCTTCAAGTTTTGATATTGGTTTTAAACAGGATTTGTTTAATAAAACAATGCAAATCGCATTTTTGGCAAACGATATTTTTAATACTTCTTATTTAAAAGGTTTTACTTCGGTTGTGAATGGTGTGAAGCAGGTTTATAGTAATAATGAAAGCAATAGATTTGTACGTTTATCTGTGGTTTACAATTTCGGAAACAAAAAAATCAATATAAAAGAAAGAGCGTTTGGAAATCAGGATGAGAAAAAGAGAGCGGGTTTTTAA
- a CDS encoding helix-turn-helix domain-containing protein, whose translation MDKLVFLDGVARIAVFISLLLALFLLTVKTENKLANRLFACFIIFSAIDFSGLLDLSFPDEYIDLEILRSTFCLLEMPLIYLYVLAVCYSDFQLKWKHLRYTIPFVVMNLVLMPRFYLKSGIEKQQFLENFSKMTEVYFFQILIECQYWFYIVSIFLILRKYKKIYLENYTNPSTSTYKWLFQMNCVFVVMHSITASKNLLRYTASRDTYLWGNVLMVIMALSVICWFVMKALNHPELFRGINSRLTLAKDFLPKENNDIAETVNDQDEAVLSQISVLKNYMVQKEPFLDPSLTIQELANQIDIPVRDLSVLINHKMDQHFFDFVNEYRIQKAMHILKDQSKSDLTVLEILYEVGFNSKSSFNTSFKKYTNLTPTAYRNAS comes from the coding sequence ATGGATAAATTAGTTTTTTTAGATGGTGTTGCTCGGATTGCTGTTTTTATTTCGTTATTGCTGGCACTTTTTTTACTTACCGTAAAAACCGAGAATAAATTAGCTAATCGATTATTTGCTTGTTTTATAATTTTTTCAGCAATTGATTTTAGCGGACTTCTTGATCTTTCATTTCCAGATGAATACATAGATTTGGAGATTTTGAGAAGTACATTTTGTTTGTTAGAAATGCCTTTGATTTATCTGTATGTTTTAGCAGTTTGCTATTCTGATTTTCAACTAAAATGGAAACATTTACGATATACAATCCCTTTTGTAGTAATGAATTTAGTTTTAATGCCTAGATTTTATTTAAAATCAGGTATTGAGAAACAACAATTTTTAGAAAACTTCAGTAAAATGACTGAAGTGTATTTTTTTCAGATTTTAATCGAATGTCAATATTGGTTTTATATTGTCAGTATATTTTTGATTTTAAGAAAGTACAAGAAAATCTATCTTGAAAATTACACTAATCCCAGTACTTCTACCTATAAATGGCTTTTTCAAATGAATTGTGTTTTTGTGGTAATGCATTCTATTACAGCTTCAAAGAATTTGTTGCGTTATACTGCTTCCAGAGATACTTATCTTTGGGGAAATGTTTTAATGGTAATTATGGCTTTAAGCGTAATATGCTGGTTTGTAATGAAAGCATTAAATCATCCGGAACTTTTTAGAGGAATTAATTCCAGATTGACTTTAGCGAAAGACTTTCTTCCAAAAGAAAATAATGATATTGCCGAAACAGTAAATGATCAGGATGAAGCTGTTCTTTCTCAAATTTCAGTATTAAAAAATTATATGGTACAGAAAGAACCTTTTTTGGATCCGTCGCTTACGATTCAGGAATTGGCCAATCAAATTGATATTCCGGTTCGGGATTTATCAGTCTTGATTAATCATAAAATGGATCAGCATTTTTTTGATTTTGTGAATGAATATCGAATTCAAAAAGCCATGCATATTTTAAAAGATCAGTCAAAAAGTGATCTTACCGTTCTGGAAATTTTGTACGAAGTTGGTTTTAATTCGAAATCTTCGTTTAATACTTCTTTTAAAAAGTATACTAATTTAACGCCTACAGCTTATCGAAATGCTTCATAG
- the murQ gene encoding N-acetylmuramic acid 6-phosphate etherase yields MTFTKTTEQSSKYEHLEQMSVHELLTNINEEDITVPHAVKKAIPQIETLVAQIVASLKLGGRLFYIGAGTSGRLGVVDASECPPTFGVPFDLVNGIIAGGDTAIRRAVENAEDNATQAWIDLQMHNIAQNDVVIGIAASGTTPYVIGGLETCNQNNIVTGCITNNAGSPLALTAKFPIEVVVGPEFITGSSRMKAGTAQKLVLNMLSTAAMIQLGKVKGNKMVDMQLSNVKLVDRGVKMVMEQIQVSYEEASELLKKYGSVRNAVDNYKK; encoded by the coding sequence ATGACCTTTACAAAAACAACAGAACAATCTTCAAAGTACGAACATTTAGAGCAAATGTCAGTTCATGAATTGCTTACTAATATTAATGAGGAAGACATAACTGTGCCGCATGCTGTTAAAAAAGCAATACCACAAATTGAAACTTTAGTAGCACAAATTGTTGCAAGTTTAAAATTAGGCGGACGTCTTTTTTATATTGGAGCAGGAACATCAGGACGTTTAGGCGTTGTCGACGCTTCTGAATGCCCTCCTACTTTTGGAGTTCCTTTTGATTTGGTAAACGGAATTATTGCCGGTGGCGACACCGCAATTCGTCGTGCGGTTGAAAATGCCGAAGACAATGCAACGCAAGCCTGGATTGATCTGCAAATGCATAACATTGCCCAAAATGATGTTGTAATTGGTATTGCTGCCTCAGGAACCACTCCTTATGTTATTGGAGGTCTGGAAACCTGTAATCAAAATAATATTGTTACGGGATGTATTACAAACAATGCCGGAAGTCCGCTTGCTTTAACAGCTAAATTTCCGATTGAAGTAGTTGTTGGCCCGGAGTTTATTACCGGAAGCTCCAGAATGAAAGCCGGAACTGCCCAAAAGCTGGTTCTTAATATGCTCTCGACTGCAGCCATGATCCAACTTGGAAAAGTAAAAGGAAACAAAATGGTCGATATGCAGTTAAGCAATGTAAAACTGGTTGATCGTGGTGTAAAAATGGTTATGGAGCAAATTCAGGTTTCATATGAAGAAGCCTCTGAACTATTAAAAAAATACGGCAGCGTTAGAAATGCTGTTGACAATTATAAAAAATAA
- a CDS encoding DUF6095 family protein, whose amino-acid sequence MATNKQLLGKGIKYLTGALPLMFLGPSLIYNAFMNQHTNWHYLVLGIGIVACLSSMVLIFIGLKIIMKGIFND is encoded by the coding sequence ATGGCAACAAATAAACAACTACTAGGAAAAGGAATTAAGTATTTAACCGGTGCTCTGCCTTTAATGTTTCTTGGCCCCTCTTTGATTTATAATGCTTTTATGAATCAGCATACCAATTGGCATTACTTGGTTTTAGGAATCGGAATTGTGGCGTGTTTGAGTTCTATGGTTTTGATTTTTATTGGATTGAAGATTATCATGAAAGGTATATTTAATGACTAA
- a CDS encoding pentapeptide repeat-containing protein: protein MEEIIHIQKTFEKVIYIDKKINNREFEDCVFKNCDFSNSNFGYNTFLDCEFIDCNLSMTSLAGTSLKNVTFRNCKLLGIAFNECDDFLFQVHFEECTLDYAIFSNKKMSKTKFINSSIREVTFIGTNLTGSAFDNCNLEGAIFNETQLASVNFRTAYNYKIDPEFNPMRKAQFSNDGIVGLLDKYDIKIV, encoded by the coding sequence ATGGAAGAAATAATTCACATTCAGAAAACATTCGAGAAGGTTATTTACATCGATAAAAAAATAAACAATCGGGAGTTTGAGGATTGTGTTTTTAAAAACTGTGATTTCTCGAATAGTAATTTTGGCTACAATACTTTTTTAGACTGCGAATTTATTGACTGCAATCTTTCCATGACAAGTCTGGCTGGAACGAGTTTAAAAAATGTAACTTTTAGAAACTGCAAACTTCTGGGAATTGCCTTCAACGAGTGTGATGATTTTTTATTTCAGGTTCATTTTGAAGAATGCACTTTGGATTATGCCATTTTCTCTAATAAAAAAATGTCTAAAACAAAATTCATCAATTCATCTATAAGAGAAGTAACTTTTATTGGAACTAATTTAACGGGGTCTGCTTTTGACAATTGCAATCTTGAAGGAGCTATTTTTAATGAAACACAACTCGCAAGTGTCAATTTTAGAACGGCTTATAATTATAAAATTGATCCCGAATTTAATCCGATGCGAAAAGCCCAATTTTCAAACGATGGAATTGTGGGACTTTTAGACAAATATGATATTAAAATTGTATAA
- a CDS encoding DUF1572 domain-containing protein translates to MDANESYLESVKKQFLYYKMLGEKAIEQLEPQQLFVAVNEDTNSIATIVKHISGNMLSRWTDFLTSDGEKEWRNRDGEFENDLQSKEEVLELWNKGWNCFENALGNLQPEQLSDIIYIRNEGHTVIEAINRQLAHYPYHIGQIVFYAKQLKNSSWESLSIPKNKSGNYNAEKFAKEKEIKNFTDDELKRLK, encoded by the coding sequence ATGGATGCAAATGAATCTTACTTGGAAAGCGTAAAAAAGCAATTTTTATATTATAAAATGCTGGGCGAAAAAGCGATTGAGCAATTAGAACCTCAACAGCTTTTTGTTGCTGTAAATGAAGATACCAATAGCATTGCCACAATTGTAAAACACATTTCCGGAAACATGCTCTCGCGCTGGACTGATTTTTTAACTTCAGATGGGGAAAAAGAATGGCGAAACCGTGATGGCGAGTTTGAAAATGATTTACAATCAAAAGAAGAAGTTCTGGAACTCTGGAACAAAGGCTGGAATTGTTTTGAAAATGCCTTAGGAAATCTGCAACCAGAACAGCTTTCAGACATTATTTATATACGCAATGAAGGTCATACCGTTATTGAGGCAATAAATCGTCAATTGGCTCATTATCCTTATCATATTGGGCAGATTGTTTTTTATGCCAAACAATTAAAAAATAGTTCCTGGGAAAGTTTATCCATTCCGAAGAATAAATCCGGAAATTACAACGCTGAAAAATTTGCCAAAGAAAAAGAAATCAAGAACTTTACCGATGATGAATTAAAAAGATTGAAATGA
- a CDS encoding DNA topoisomerase IV yields MKKILFLFPVLALVSCYNAEHNCKDFKNGKFKFEFEVNGVKKTTFFERKDSIEIETFEGKTDTSTIRWVSDCEYILQKKHPKNMAEEKAISMKILTTAKDSYTFEFGMVGSEEKQRGKVFKTE; encoded by the coding sequence ATGAAAAAAATACTATTCCTATTTCCAGTACTGGCTTTGGTTTCTTGTTATAATGCCGAACATAATTGCAAAGATTTTAAAAACGGAAAATTCAAATTTGAATTTGAGGTAAACGGTGTTAAAAAAACAACTTTCTTTGAGCGTAAAGACAGTATAGAAATTGAAACTTTTGAAGGAAAAACAGATACCTCAACAATACGATGGGTGAGCGACTGTGAATACATTCTTCAAAAAAAACATCCAAAAAACATGGCTGAGGAAAAAGCAATCAGCATGAAAATTTTAACCACTGCAAAAGATTCTTATACATTTGAATTTGGAATGGTAGGTTCTGAAGAAAAACAGCGTGGTAAGGTTTTCAAAACGGAGTAA